The Frondihabitans australicus genome includes a region encoding these proteins:
- a CDS encoding amidohydrolase family protein, whose product MPTFWVPRAVLPGGAASGVRIEVSGGRIGSVTTGAESPHPDDVVLRGTALPGLVSAHSHAFHRALRGRTHDGGGTFWTWRERMYEVSAALEPASYFKLARALFSEMLLAGYTTVGEFHYLHHRPGGRPYDDPNAMGLALIAAAREVGIRLTLLDTAYLRGGLSDDGAPLPLSAEQERFSDGTFEAWVVRHRALRLALDDMVEVSDDYAFADSAPGVASTAGDSIRLGMAAHSLRALDALTAYAMRTEFPHEVMHAHVSEQPLENRQVEAAEGRRPVDLLDDFEILGPLFTAVHATHLTDREVRMLGASRSNVSFCPTTERDLADGVGPGSALLAAGASLCLGSDQNAVVDPFEEVRGLELDERLVTGQRGRFTPAELLHSASAAGYASLGWSDGGTLAAGSLADFVVVDDSSVRTAGGESLQLPLVATSADVTDVVVAGSHVVRDRVVAAGSRTASDVGRELASSIAALVEGSAS is encoded by the coding sequence ATGCCGACGTTCTGGGTGCCGCGCGCCGTCCTCCCGGGCGGCGCGGCATCCGGCGTCCGCATCGAGGTCTCAGGCGGCAGGATCGGGAGCGTCACGACGGGGGCGGAGTCTCCCCACCCCGACGACGTCGTGCTGCGCGGCACAGCCCTGCCGGGCCTCGTCTCGGCCCACTCCCACGCCTTCCACCGCGCCCTCCGCGGTCGCACGCACGACGGCGGCGGCACGTTCTGGACCTGGCGCGAGCGGATGTACGAGGTGTCGGCGGCGCTCGAGCCCGCGTCGTACTTCAAGCTGGCACGCGCCCTCTTCAGCGAGATGCTACTCGCCGGGTACACGACCGTGGGCGAGTTCCACTACCTGCACCACCGGCCGGGCGGGCGGCCCTACGACGACCCGAACGCGATGGGGCTGGCGCTGATCGCCGCCGCGCGAGAGGTCGGGATCCGGCTGACGCTGCTCGACACGGCGTACCTGCGGGGCGGGTTGTCCGACGACGGAGCGCCGCTGCCGCTGTCGGCCGAGCAGGAGCGCTTCAGCGACGGGACGTTCGAGGCGTGGGTCGTGCGCCACCGAGCACTGCGTCTCGCGCTCGACGACATGGTCGAGGTGTCGGACGATTACGCCTTCGCCGACTCCGCGCCCGGCGTCGCCTCGACCGCGGGCGACTCGATCCGACTCGGCATGGCCGCCCACTCGCTGCGTGCGCTCGACGCGTTGACGGCCTACGCCATGCGCACCGAGTTCCCGCACGAGGTCATGCACGCGCACGTCTCTGAACAGCCGCTCGAGAATCGGCAGGTCGAGGCGGCGGAGGGCAGACGGCCGGTCGATCTGCTCGACGACTTCGAGATCCTGGGTCCCCTCTTCACCGCCGTCCACGCGACGCACCTCACCGACCGCGAAGTTCGCATGCTCGGTGCCTCCCGCTCGAACGTCTCCTTCTGCCCCACCACTGAGCGCGACCTCGCCGACGGCGTCGGGCCCGGCTCGGCCCTGCTCGCCGCGGGAGCCTCGCTCTGCCTGGGCAGCGATCAGAACGCCGTCGTCGACCCGTTCGAGGAGGTCCGAGGCCTCGAGCTCGACGAGCGTCTCGTCACCGGCCAGCGCGGCCGCTTCACGCCGGCCGAGCTGCTGCACTCGGCGAGCGCCGCCGGCTACGCCTCGCTCGGGTGGTCCGACGGGGGCACGCTCGCAGCCGGCTCCCTGGCCGACTTCGTCGTCGTCGACGACTCGTCGGTGCGGACCGCAGGAGGCGAGAGCCTCCAGCTCCCCCTCGTGGCGACCTCCGCCGACGTGACCGACGTCGTCGTCGCGGGGTCGCACGTCGTGCGCGACCGCGTGGTCGCCGCGGGATCGCGCACCGCGTCCGACGTCGGCCGCGAGCTCGCCTCCTCCATCGCCGCGCTCGTGGAAGGCTCTGCGTCATGA
- the hutU gene encoding urocanate hydratase, with the protein MSGPRPVRASRGTTLTTLGWPQEAALRMLMNNLDPEVAEHPDELVVYGGTGKAARSWDAFDAIVRTLETLKADETLLVQSGKPVGVMRTHEWAPRVIIANSNLVGDWANWDSFRELERLGLTMYGQMTAGSWIYIGTQGILQGTYETFSAVAKKRFGGSLAGTITLTGGLGGMGGAQPLAVTMNDGVAICVDVDESRITRRIEHRYLDVQAASIDEALELAYAARDEKRALSIGLLGNAASVFPELLARGAEIDIVTDQTSAHDPLAYLPIEVAFDDWQSARESDSASFIEKSRLSMRAQVEAMVGFQEAGAEVFDYGNNIRTEAKTAGFENAFAFPGFVPAYIRPLFAEGKGPFRWAALSGDPADIARTDRAILELFPENESLKKWITMAGERVAFQGLPARICWLGAGERHLAGLKFNELVASGEISAPIVIGRDHLDSGSVASPYRETEAMKDGSDAIADWPLLNALINTSSGATWVSIHHGGGVGMGRSIHAGQVTVADGTALAAEKLSRVLTNDPAMGVIRHVDAGYEEAEAAASRVGIRIPMNEG; encoded by the coding sequence ATGTCCGGTCCCCGCCCCGTGCGCGCTTCGCGCGGCACCACGCTCACCACGCTTGGCTGGCCGCAGGAGGCCGCTCTGCGCATGCTCATGAACAACCTCGACCCCGAGGTCGCCGAGCACCCCGACGAGCTCGTCGTCTACGGCGGCACGGGCAAGGCCGCCCGCAGCTGGGACGCGTTCGACGCGATCGTGCGCACGCTGGAGACGCTGAAGGCCGACGAGACGCTGCTGGTGCAGTCGGGCAAGCCTGTCGGCGTCATGCGGACCCACGAGTGGGCGCCGCGCGTGATCATCGCCAACTCGAACCTCGTGGGCGACTGGGCGAACTGGGACTCGTTCCGTGAACTGGAACGCCTCGGGCTCACCATGTACGGCCAGATGACCGCCGGGTCGTGGATCTACATCGGCACGCAGGGAATCCTGCAGGGCACCTACGAGACGTTCTCGGCCGTCGCGAAGAAGCGCTTCGGCGGCTCACTCGCCGGAACGATCACCCTCACCGGCGGCCTCGGCGGCATGGGCGGCGCCCAGCCCCTCGCCGTGACGATGAACGACGGCGTCGCGATCTGCGTCGACGTCGACGAGTCGCGCATCACGCGTCGCATCGAGCACCGCTACCTCGACGTGCAGGCGGCCTCGATCGACGAGGCCCTCGAGCTCGCCTACGCCGCCCGCGACGAGAAGCGCGCCCTCTCGATCGGCCTGCTCGGCAACGCCGCCTCGGTGTTCCCCGAGCTGCTCGCGCGCGGCGCTGAGATCGACATCGTCACCGACCAGACCAGCGCGCACGACCCGCTCGCCTACCTTCCGATCGAGGTCGCGTTCGACGACTGGCAGTCGGCGCGCGAGAGCGACTCCGCGTCGTTCATCGAGAAGTCGCGGCTCTCGATGCGGGCACAGGTCGAGGCGATGGTCGGGTTCCAGGAGGCAGGAGCCGAGGTCTTCGACTACGGCAACAACATCCGCACCGAGGCGAAGACCGCCGGATTCGAGAACGCCTTCGCGTTCCCCGGGTTCGTGCCCGCGTACATCCGGCCGCTCTTCGCCGAGGGCAAGGGGCCGTTCCGCTGGGCGGCGCTCTCGGGCGACCCGGCCGACATCGCGCGGACGGATCGCGCGATCCTGGAGCTGTTCCCCGAGAACGAGTCCCTGAAGAAGTGGATCACGATGGCCGGCGAGCGCGTGGCCTTCCAGGGTCTGCCGGCCCGCATCTGCTGGCTGGGCGCGGGCGAGCGTCACCTCGCCGGCCTCAAGTTCAACGAGCTTGTCGCGTCGGGAGAGATCTCGGCGCCGATCGTGATCGGCCGCGACCACCTCGACTCGGGCAGCGTCGCTTCGCCGTATCGCGAGACAGAGGCGATGAAAGACGGCTCCGACGCCATCGCCGACTGGCCGCTGCTCAACGCCCTGATCAACACCTCGTCGGGCGCGACCTGGGTCTCGATCCACCACGGAGGCGGCGTTGGCATGGGCCGCTCGATCCACGCCGGCCAGGTCACGGTCGCCGACGGCACTGCCCTCGCCGCCGAGAAGCTGTCGCGGGTGCTGACGAACGACCCGGCGATGGGCGTCATCCGCCACGTCGACGCCGGCTACGAGGAGGCCGAGGCCGCCGCTTCGCGAGTCGGGATCCGCATCCCGATGAACGAGGGCTGA
- the hutH gene encoding histidine ammonia-lyase produces the protein MTTSAPPLTPPVVVSVGALSPADVAAVARRDARVELSDASLAAMAESRAVIEALAEDPQPHYGVSTGFGALASKRIPPEQRAQLQASLIRSHAASNGPEVEREVVRALMLLRISTLATGRTGVRPIVAQTYVDVLNAGITPIIGEYGSLGCSGDLAPLSHCALALLGEGTVRDRHGVAMPAGDALAAAGISPILLREKEGLALVNGTDGMLGMLLLALDDLRTLVTTADVAAALSIEALMGNDAVFQRDLQELRPHPGQKASAANMLSALAGSPLIAATKTTGFTRVQDAYSLRCAPQVHGAVRDTMDHAALVASRELASAVDNPVVTLDGRVESNGNFHGAPVAYVLDFLAIATADLASISERRTDRMLDPARSHGLNPFLADDPGVDSGHMIAQYTQAGIVSELKRLAVPASVDSIPSSAMQEDHVSMGWAAARKLRRAVDGATRVVAVEVLTACRAIDMRAPLSAGPVGAAVLAALRSRVEGPGPDRFLAPEIEAAVQLVSAGDVARVASAAAPAPLA, from the coding sequence GTGACCACCAGCGCCCCTCCCCTCACCCCGCCCGTCGTCGTCTCGGTCGGAGCCCTGTCGCCCGCCGACGTCGCAGCCGTCGCCCGGCGCGACGCCCGCGTCGAGCTGAGCGACGCCAGCCTCGCCGCGATGGCCGAGAGCCGCGCCGTTATCGAGGCCCTGGCCGAAGACCCCCAGCCGCACTACGGCGTGAGCACAGGATTCGGGGCCCTCGCCTCCAAGCGCATTCCGCCCGAGCAGCGCGCTCAGCTGCAGGCATCGTTGATCCGCAGCCACGCCGCGTCGAACGGCCCCGAGGTCGAGCGCGAGGTCGTCCGCGCCCTCATGCTGCTGCGCATCTCGACGCTCGCGACGGGGCGCACCGGCGTGCGACCGATCGTCGCGCAGACCTATGTCGACGTCCTGAACGCCGGTATCACCCCGATCATCGGCGAGTACGGCAGCCTCGGCTGCTCCGGCGACCTCGCGCCGCTGTCGCACTGCGCGCTCGCGCTGCTCGGCGAGGGCACCGTGCGCGACCGCCACGGGGTGGCGATGCCGGCGGGCGATGCTCTCGCCGCCGCGGGCATCTCGCCGATCCTGCTGCGCGAGAAGGAGGGCCTCGCCCTCGTCAACGGCACCGACGGGATGCTCGGCATGCTGCTGCTCGCCCTCGACGACCTGCGCACCCTCGTCACCACCGCCGACGTCGCTGCGGCGCTCAGCATCGAGGCCCTCATGGGCAACGACGCGGTGTTCCAGCGAGACCTGCAGGAGCTGCGCCCCCACCCCGGCCAGAAGGCCTCGGCCGCCAACATGCTCTCCGCCCTCGCCGGCTCGCCGCTCATCGCCGCGACGAAGACCACCGGCTTCACGCGGGTGCAGGACGCGTATTCGCTGCGTTGCGCCCCGCAGGTGCACGGCGCCGTCCGCGACACGATGGACCACGCGGCTCTCGTCGCGTCGCGCGAGCTCGCCAGCGCCGTCGACAACCCCGTCGTCACGCTCGACGGCCGGGTCGAGTCGAACGGCAACTTCCACGGGGCGCCGGTCGCCTACGTGCTCGACTTCCTCGCCATCGCGACGGCCGACCTCGCCTCGATCTCCGAGCGCCGCACCGACCGCATGCTCGACCCGGCGCGCAGCCACGGGCTCAACCCGTTCCTCGCCGACGACCCCGGCGTCGACTCGGGCCACATGATCGCCCAGTACACGCAGGCGGGCATCGTCTCCGAGCTCAAGCGCCTCGCCGTGCCCGCGTCGGTCGACTCGATCCCGTCGTCGGCCATGCAGGAGGACCACGTCTCGATGGGCTGGGCTGCCGCTCGCAAGCTGCGCCGTGCGGTCGACGGCGCCACGCGCGTCGTCGCCGTCGAGGTGCTCACGGCCTGCCGCGCCATCGACATGCGTGCGCCGCTGTCGGCCGGGCCCGTGGGCGCTGCGGTGCTCGCGGCGCTGCGCTCGCGTGTGGAGGGCCCCGGCCCCGACCGCTTCCTCGCGCCCGAGATCGAGGCGGCGGTGCAGCTCGTGAGCGCCGGAGACGTCGCCCGGGTGGCGTCTGCCGCTGCTCCTGCGCCCCTCGCCTGA
- a CDS encoding IclR family transcriptional regulator yields MPSVPAARHVLRVIRFLAEQARPTHAAVVARELDLPRSTVYHLLRALLDEGFVVHFPEESTYALSTALAQLGTSADRATRLRRLGTPLLSRLLADVGLPVVAQLGMLHGQEIVYLAQESAPRAPSLVSAIGVHLPAHLTATGRVILAHLEHAQVRALFPDRDSLVDRRGAGPQTLRQLDELLRETRRRGWGLENGEITDGYASVAAVVLDHNDYPTAAIGVTYRTVAVDHTVLPEVVAAVRGAAGALGARLRGR; encoded by the coding sequence ATGCCCTCGGTGCCCGCCGCGCGCCACGTGCTGCGCGTGATCCGGTTCCTCGCCGAGCAGGCCCGCCCGACCCACGCGGCCGTCGTCGCCCGCGAGCTCGACCTGCCGCGATCGACGGTGTACCACCTCCTGCGGGCGCTGCTCGACGAGGGCTTCGTCGTGCACTTCCCCGAGGAGAGCACGTACGCCCTCTCGACCGCCCTCGCTCAGCTCGGCACCTCGGCCGACCGCGCGACGAGGCTACGGCGACTCGGCACCCCGCTGCTCTCGCGCCTGCTCGCCGATGTGGGCCTGCCGGTCGTCGCCCAGCTCGGCATGCTGCACGGCCAGGAGATCGTCTACCTGGCGCAGGAGTCGGCACCCCGCGCGCCCTCGCTGGTGAGCGCGATCGGCGTGCACCTGCCTGCGCACCTCACGGCGACCGGTCGCGTGATCCTGGCCCACCTCGAGCACGCGCAGGTGCGAGCCCTCTTCCCCGACCGCGACAGCCTCGTCGACCGGCGCGGGGCCGGGCCGCAGACGCTGCGGCAGCTCGACGAGCTGCTCCGCGAGACCCGGCGGCGCGGCTGGGGCCTCGAGAACGGCGAGATCACCGACGGCTACGCCTCGGTCGCGGCGGTCGTGCTCGACCACAACGACTATCCGACGGCGGCGATCGGCGTCACGTATCGCACCGTGGCGGTCGACCACACGGTGCTGCCGGAGGTCGTCGCGGCGGTGCGGGGCGCTGCCGGCGCGCTCGGCGCGCGCCTCCGCGGCCGCTAG
- a CDS encoding MarR family winged helix-turn-helix transcriptional regulator, giving the protein MADAGPGPDMTTWPTGRLLSMASRLVEHTWIERLAEAGLTHAGLIALDLLQPGPASQRDLATRARVQEQTMSRTLERLERDGLVSRAQDPADRRRTLVASTPAGTTAWAAARTLETEVFPRSADPDAFRAELLAVIHALSAERWPG; this is encoded by the coding sequence ATGGCAGACGCTGGCCCCGGGCCCGACATGACGACCTGGCCGACCGGCCGCCTGCTCTCGATGGCCTCGCGACTCGTCGAGCACACCTGGATCGAGCGCCTCGCCGAGGCCGGCCTCACGCACGCCGGCCTCATCGCCCTCGACCTGCTGCAGCCCGGCCCCGCCTCGCAGCGCGACCTCGCCACGCGCGCCCGCGTGCAGGAGCAGACGATGTCGCGCACGCTCGAGCGCCTCGAGCGCGACGGTCTGGTGTCGAGGGCGCAGGATCCCGCGGACCGCCGCCGAACCCTCGTCGCCTCCACTCCGGCCGGCACCACGGCCTGGGCTGCCGCGCGCACGCTCGAGACCGAGGTGTTCCCGCGATCCGCCGACCCCGACGCGTTCCGGGCAGAGCTGCTGGCGGTCATCCACGCCCTCAGCGCGGAGCGCTGGCCCGGCTAG
- a CDS encoding MFS transporter, with protein MTTAPAPDDSTTKGASTRAQRHRWAGLVFISVAVSIIIVDSTIVNVAIPSIIGDLHISTSQVQWVQESYTLVFASLLLVFGSLADRLGRRRILLIGVVVFALSSILAASTDSGGWLIAARLVQGVGGAMILPTTLSLINATFSGRERGIAFAIWGSTIGGMTALGPLLGGWLTTDFTWRYAFGINVPIGIAVVIGVVLFVAESRDPGHASRIDPGGAVLSVITFASLVFGLIEGRTYGWWLPATSTFAVGSWVFSPIPVAFAVALVAGAAFVTRGIRRDRRGLPSMIAVDLFRIPSFRNGNVAALIVALGEFGIILSLPLWMQEVLGYSALQTGFVLLALAVGSFVASGFAGATSGRFSPVRVVRVGIVAEIVGVAGTGLVISATTEWWQIVPFLFVYGFGVGLATAQLTGVVLADVPQEQSGRASGTQSTSRQLGSALGIAVLGTILYSVAGTPSTAATFSAGARDSTFVAAAFLVVGLLATLRLGPGGQDRASTLTLRSARASNPIDS; from the coding sequence ATGACGACAGCACCCGCGCCTGACGACTCGACCACCAAGGGCGCGAGCACGCGCGCCCAGCGCCACCGCTGGGCCGGCCTCGTCTTCATCAGCGTCGCCGTCTCGATCATCATCGTCGACTCGACGATCGTGAACGTCGCCATCCCCTCGATCATCGGCGACCTCCACATCTCGACGAGCCAGGTGCAGTGGGTGCAGGAGTCGTACACGCTCGTCTTCGCCAGCCTCCTGCTCGTCTTCGGGTCGCTGGCCGACCGGCTGGGGCGGCGCCGGATCCTGCTGATCGGGGTGGTCGTCTTCGCGCTGTCGAGCATTCTCGCGGCGAGCACCGACAGTGGCGGGTGGCTGATCGCAGCGCGGCTCGTGCAGGGCGTGGGCGGCGCGATGATCCTGCCGACGACGCTCTCGCTCATCAACGCGACGTTCTCGGGGCGCGAGCGCGGCATCGCCTTCGCGATCTGGGGGTCGACGATCGGCGGCATGACGGCCCTCGGACCGCTGCTCGGCGGCTGGCTCACCACCGACTTCACCTGGCGCTACGCGTTCGGCATCAACGTGCCGATCGGAATCGCCGTCGTGATCGGCGTCGTGCTCTTCGTCGCGGAGTCGCGCGACCCAGGGCACGCCTCGCGCATCGACCCGGGCGGCGCGGTGCTCTCGGTCATCACCTTCGCGAGCCTCGTCTTCGGGCTGATCGAGGGGCGCACCTACGGCTGGTGGCTGCCCGCGACGAGCACCTTCGCCGTCGGCTCCTGGGTCTTCTCGCCCATTCCCGTCGCCTTCGCCGTGGCCCTGGTCGCAGGAGCAGCGTTCGTCACCCGGGGCATCCGCCGCGACCGCCGGGGCCTGCCCTCGATGATCGCCGTCGACCTCTTCCGCATCCCCTCCTTCCGCAACGGCAACGTCGCCGCCCTGATCGTGGCGCTGGGGGAGTTCGGCATCATCCTGTCGCTGCCCCTCTGGATGCAGGAGGTGCTGGGCTACTCGGCCCTCCAGACGGGCTTCGTGCTGCTTGCGCTCGCGGTGGGCTCGTTCGTGGCCTCGGGCTTCGCGGGCGCGACCTCGGGCCGGTTCTCGCCCGTGCGCGTGGTGCGCGTCGGCATCGTGGCCGAGATCGTCGGCGTCGCGGGCACCGGGCTCGTGATCTCGGCGACGACCGAGTGGTGGCAGATCGTGCCGTTCCTGTTCGTCTACGGCTTCGGCGTGGGCCTCGCGACCGCACAGCTCACCGGCGTCGTGCTGGCCGACGTGCCGCAGGAGCAGAGCGGGAGGGCGTCCGGCACGCAGTCGACGTCACGACAGCTCGGCTCGGCGCTCGGCATCGCGGTGCTCGGCACCATCCTGTACTCCGTGGCGGGCACGCCGTCGACGGCGGCGACCTTCTCGGCCGGTGCGCGCGACTCGACCTTCGTCGCCGCCGCGTTCCTCGTGGTCGGCCTGCTCGCGACGCTCCGTCTCGGCCCCGGCGGTCAGGACCGCGCGAGCACGCTCACCTTGAGGTCGGCGCGGGCCTCGAACCCCATCGACTCGTAG
- a CDS encoding GNAT family N-acetyltransferase, with translation MPSGMTGGARAVALSMHLLDDAIGAALRTRHSSLALVDGGAARYPTDVAPFASLGLSPTADDWEALGRLAPTGAVAMFVEKGFHPAPGWETLQEIGLTQMVDTGVTPPDEAFDEAQDLGEQHVPEMLRLTTLTAPGPFERRTIEFGGYRGVVGADGRLLAMAGRRLAPEGWVEVSAVCTDPEARGRGYARRLMLDVIRGIRADGDRAFLHVAEGNPARGLYESMGFEARADLKVSVLARS, from the coding sequence ATGCCCTCGGGAATGACGGGCGGGGCGCGCGCCGTTGCCCTGAGCATGCACCTGCTCGACGACGCCATCGGCGCTGCCCTGCGCACGCGTCACTCCTCGCTCGCCCTGGTCGACGGCGGCGCCGCCCGCTACCCGACCGACGTCGCCCCGTTCGCGTCCCTCGGCCTCTCGCCGACCGCTGACGACTGGGAGGCCCTCGGCCGCCTCGCCCCCACGGGCGCCGTGGCGATGTTCGTCGAGAAGGGCTTCCACCCCGCGCCCGGCTGGGAGACGCTGCAGGAGATCGGCCTCACGCAGATGGTCGACACCGGCGTCACCCCGCCCGACGAGGCCTTCGACGAGGCGCAGGATCTCGGAGAGCAGCACGTGCCCGAGATGCTCCGCCTGACCACCCTCACCGCCCCCGGCCCGTTCGAGCGACGCACGATCGAGTTCGGCGGCTACCGCGGCGTCGTCGGGGCCGACGGGCGACTGCTCGCCATGGCCGGCCGCCGGCTCGCCCCCGAGGGATGGGTCGAGGTGAGCGCCGTCTGCACCGACCCCGAGGCGCGCGGGCGGGGCTACGCCCGACGGCTGATGCTCGACGTGATCCGCGGCATCCGCGCCGACGGCGACCGCGCCTTCCTGCACGTCGCCGAGGGCAACCCGGCGCGGGGGCTCTACGAGTCGATGGGGTTCGAGGCCCGCGCCGACCTCAAGGTGAGCGTGCTCGCGCGGTCCTGA
- a CDS encoding NAD(P)-dependent alcohol dehydrogenase: MRALQYRTIGSRPELVEIDTPTPAPGEILLRVTAAGACHSDEFIMGASAEDYSFKPLPLTLGHEVAGTVEAIGEGVRDVEIGESVLVYGPWGCGRCYSCAKGEENNCEKGMRAPGIFTDGGMAEYMIVDDARHLVPLGDLDPVKNVSLTDAALTPYRAVKSALPKLTPGTTAVVIGSGGLGHVAIQLLKALTQSTVVVLDVSDDKLAFAREVGADHTFLSNPDAIESVKGLTRGLGADAVFDFVGIQPTADLAAKMIRTAGDIVVVGVASGAVPIGQTTVPLDVTGRAINWGSRIELMEVVELAKRGAISIHVEEYSMSEAPAAYERLHAGKVQGRAVVVPTR, encoded by the coding sequence ATGAGAGCTCTTCAGTACCGCACCATCGGATCCCGCCCGGAGCTGGTCGAGATCGACACCCCCACCCCCGCGCCCGGCGAGATCCTCCTCCGCGTGACCGCCGCCGGAGCGTGCCACTCGGACGAGTTCATCATGGGCGCGTCGGCCGAGGACTACTCCTTCAAACCCCTGCCGCTCACGCTCGGCCACGAGGTGGCCGGCACCGTCGAGGCGATCGGCGAGGGCGTGCGCGACGTGGAGATCGGCGAGTCGGTGCTCGTCTACGGCCCGTGGGGCTGCGGGCGCTGCTACTCCTGCGCCAAGGGCGAGGAGAACAACTGCGAGAAGGGCATGCGCGCGCCCGGCATCTTCACGGACGGCGGTATGGCCGAGTACATGATCGTCGACGACGCCCGCCACCTCGTGCCGCTCGGCGACCTCGACCCCGTGAAGAACGTGTCGCTCACCGACGCCGCCCTCACGCCCTACCGCGCCGTGAAGTCGGCGCTGCCGAAGCTCACGCCCGGCACCACCGCGGTCGTCATCGGCTCCGGCGGCCTCGGCCACGTCGCGATCCAGCTGCTCAAGGCGCTCACGCAGTCGACCGTCGTGGTGCTCGACGTCTCGGACGACAAGCTGGCGTTCGCCCGCGAGGTCGGTGCCGACCACACGTTCCTCTCGAACCCCGACGCGATCGAGTCCGTCAAGGGCCTCACCCGCGGCCTCGGTGCCGACGCGGTGTTCGACTTCGTCGGCATCCAGCCCACCGCCGACCTCGCTGCGAAGATGATCCGCACGGCCGGCGACATCGTCGTGGTCGGCGTCGCCTCGGGCGCCGTGCCGATCGGCCAGACCACGGTGCCGCTCGACGTCACCGGTCGCGCGATCAACTGGGGCTCGCGCATCGAGCTCATGGAGGTCGTCGAGTTGGCGAAGCGTGGGGCGATCTCGATCCACGTGGAGGAGTACTCGATGAGCGAAGCGCCGGCCGCGTACGAGCGACTGCACGCGGGCAAGGTTCAGGGGCGCGCGGTCGTCGTTCCGACGCGCTGA
- a CDS encoding DUF3052 family protein, whose translation MVQSTAVKLGVKQGSWVAAWGIEQEQLLTLLGPLPDQVEVSAVLADEAPDESAQIVLLFADTVDDVHARIEAAWQSTAALGRLWVAYRKGARPLHRDTLQEALAVHGLNGVTLVALDGEWSAMRVRPA comes from the coding sequence ATGGTGCAGTCGACCGCGGTGAAGCTCGGGGTGAAGCAGGGGTCATGGGTGGCCGCGTGGGGCATCGAGCAGGAGCAGCTGCTCACGCTGCTCGGCCCTCTGCCCGACCAGGTCGAAGTCTCGGCCGTCCTCGCCGACGAGGCCCCCGACGAGTCGGCGCAGATCGTCCTCCTCTTCGCCGACACGGTCGACGACGTCCACGCGCGCATCGAGGCCGCGTGGCAGTCGACGGCCGCGCTCGGACGCCTCTGGGTCGCGTACCGGAAGGGCGCGAGGCCGCTGCACCGCGACACCCTGCAGGAGGCGCTGGCCGTGCACGGCCTGAACGGCGTCACGCTCGTCGCCCTCGACGGCGAGTGGTCGGCCATGCGGGTGCGCCCGGCCTGA
- a CDS encoding sugar phosphate isomerase/epimerase family protein → MTKPLSVQLYSVRDAVAADLPGAVARLAEIGFTTVEPYGFAERPDEFASALSAAGLTAPSGHAPAIDSADAAQIFEAAKTVGIETVIDPFIPGDRWQTAAQIDETAARVNELTAQAAGYGLAFGYHNHNWELETSIDGATALEYFASKLDPAVVLEVDTYWATLGGADAAALLGRLGDRVKLIHVKDGSIAGGKEDQRPAGQGEIPIPAILAAAPSARRVIEFDQYSGDLFEALAASFAWLTENDTAAAE, encoded by the coding sequence ATGACCAAGCCCCTCTCCGTCCAGCTCTACAGCGTCCGCGACGCCGTGGCGGCCGATCTGCCGGGCGCGGTGGCGCGCCTGGCCGAGATCGGCTTCACCACCGTCGAGCCCTACGGCTTCGCCGAGCGCCCCGACGAGTTCGCCTCGGCGCTCTCGGCGGCGGGCCTCACCGCTCCCTCGGGCCACGCGCCCGCGATCGACTCGGCCGACGCGGCCCAGATCTTCGAGGCGGCCAAGACGGTCGGCATCGAGACCGTGATCGACCCGTTCATCCCGGGCGACCGCTGGCAGACCGCGGCGCAGATCGACGAGACGGCGGCCCGCGTCAACGAGCTGACCGCGCAGGCGGCCGGGTACGGCCTCGCCTTCGGCTACCACAACCACAACTGGGAGCTCGAGACCTCGATCGACGGCGCCACCGCGCTCGAGTACTTCGCGTCGAAGCTCGACCCCGCCGTCGTGCTCGAGGTCGACACCTACTGGGCCACGCTCGGCGGCGCCGACGCCGCGGCCCTCCTCGGCCGCCTCGGCGACCGCGTGAAGCTCATCCACGTGAAGGACGGCTCGATCGCCGGCGGCAAGGAAGACCAGCGTCCCGCCGGCCAGGGCGAGATCCCGATCCCCGCGATCCTCGCCGCGGCGCCCAGCGCCCGCCGGGTCATCGAGTTCGACCAGTACTCCGGCGACCTGTTCGAGGCTCTCGCGGCCTCGTTCGCCTGGCTCACCGAGAACGACACGGCGGCCGCCGAATGA